ATGAGTTGCCATCGTTTAGAATCGGGTCTTTACCCAAGTTGCGAGCTACGATAAAATTGCTTGCTTGGGATAAAGAATGACGGTATTTTTTTATCAATGCTGAGTCAATGTTGACGTAGGTCGATGGCGCGTTGGGAGTAATGTCGCGTTCCGCGAATATCCCAAACGAATAAAAAACTCCTTTACTGAAGGGATACATCTCGAGTCCAGTAACCGTTAACCTGCGATGTTTGATGTACAGCGACTTTGGAGCCAAATTGCCGGTGGGACCTCCCATGCCATTGCCGACGCCAATGATACGTAAATTATGAAATGATACCGGGTTCGCCTCTTGATTGGAGTACCCGGTTAATTGCAGTCCGTAGATAGCCCCGTCGATCCACAGTTTTTCGAAACGGTTCTCACCAAAATTTCCCGTTGGTTCAACAACCATTCCATACCAGGTTTTCGTAGTAGTATCGCAAACAAAGTTTCCGCTCGGTGAACTCTCTACCCAACGACCGTATCGAAGTCTAAACCACATGCTGTCTAATGCGCCATTATCATAGTTTTGGAACTGCAATAGATTGTAGTCGGGTGAGTCGCCAACCTGCAATGAACCTTTTAAAATAAAACTGTCGGGATCGGTTTGGGTTTGCTGTGTTGCAATCCGCGACATGTTTGCAAACCAGATGTCTACTCCCGGTTCGACGTACAACACATCATTTTCGTCGACAACACACGTGGAAAAAGCTTGGTACTCCTCACCGACTAATGTGCCCGATAGGTGAATCCTGCCATCCTCTTCATTATTCGGGAATAATAAGTTCATGTGCTCTGCTCGCCAGTTTTTTGCTATTGGAAGTAATCGCCGATTGCCGCCAAATGCGCCGATGTTTATTCTCGTACCATTCGCATCTCTTAGATCGGGGTCTCCAGCGTTGAATGCAGCGGAAGGGAATATTAAATGGAATCGGTACATCAAAAAATGTCGGGGTGTCGGATTGAAGAGATGGGGGTTCCCGTTGATGTTAGTGCCTTGTTGAAAACCGTTTGTCAGTGTACTCCAGTCTTGGGTTGTATCTCGGTTACACCAAGCGATGTTGTATCGAACATTTGAATTTCCTGGCTGAACATCAAAACAGTGGTAAGGATTCCCAACATATACTGACACAATATTATCGTCGATTGTACCGTTTTCGGGAAAAGCAACACACTGAAAACCACCGCCGGTTCCTGTCTCATCATTTAGAACGGTGTTGTTCCTGATAATCGGTTCAAATGTTTGCGCAGTAGTAGTAATCGAAACCGCCATATTCTTGTTGTTGTAAAAAATGTTCTGAGCAAGTATGTGAGGGTACAAGGAGGAAGTAATTCCATTCCAAGACCCAAAGATTTCGTTAGCAAATATATATAAGGAATCGGGAATAATTTCCGAAACGATTCGAATATTTGCATCTGTGTTGGAAATCGGTTGCGCACCGTTGGCGTAGAATCGACAGGAATTTACTTCGACTTTTTCAACTCCTGTGGTTATCGAAACTCCACTTTCATTATTCAACAAGAAGGAAGCGGCGCGCAAATGGATTTTGTGGTGACGGTTTTGATTTTGACCATCGATCAGTAAACCGGAGCTGCCATTTTCTTCAAACACAGGACCAGCACCGATGACACGAGTAGTATCGGGAAGAAGTCTGACCTTCTGACCGCTGGCACCTGTGACTAAAGTTACTCCATACGCATTGGCGTCAATGGTTACACCATTGGAAATGTGCTTCGTAAAGTATCCACCTATGATTGAATCAAGGTGTACCACGCTTGATTCGCGAAAACCAAAATACTGGTATCTCGGTTGTGTGACATGCGGAAATTGGACTCCCGACAGATAGCAATTGGTAAGTTTTGCAAATCCGCCTGCTTCGTCGATCCATACACCTGCATGAGCAGCTTGAAGAGTGGCATTTGCATAGATCGAATCACCTTCTAAAACAATCGTCGTTCCACCAAAATTAGAGCGTGGATACCCGCGTCCACCGGTAGATTGCACAAGTATTCCGTTCGTACCATTGGCGTAGATTTTACAACCATCAAAACGCACCGTGTGCCAACCTAATGAATCTCGAGTTGTAGAAGATGTTGCCCTTTCGTCAAGCATAACTCCATTATCGCTATTGCTATGAATTGCACCGCTAGCACAGTAAAGAGTATTTCCTTTGCCCAGCATATAGATCCCATGATCATTGTTGTAGAATATCTCAGGAAATCCATAAAGAATAACTCTCGCTGGTGGGTTAGGAGGAAAACAAGGAATACTAGGTTCAGTTACCCAAAATTGTCCTTGGCTTGGAACAATGCTTATCCAATTGGAATCGGCATAGTCCGATTCCAAGCTTATACCGTTTCCGGTTAACGCTGAGTTGACAAACCTGTAACCTTCGTACTTTACACCACCGATGCTTTTCAGACGACAGTTCTTAAAACCGGAAATATTACTAGCGTCGGATTCGGTAAATCGGATACAACTATTCGTGTTGCGTGAAATGAAGAAACTCGATCCAGCATCATTCAGTAATGCAATTTGCACAGTGTCAATGATTGTTGATGATCCGGTACTTGGAGTAACTAAGATGCCAGAAGTAGCGTTACAATTGATAGAAGTTGATACGGTTCGACCATGATTATTCCCCACATAGTGAGATTCAATCAAAAGATCGTGGTTGTTATCGGTAATCTCTATTCCACAGCGATTGCTATCGATAGCACACCCAACAACTTCCAAACGACCCGGATTAAAGGGGAATCTGTCGTCAGTTAACACAGAGTCGTTTATTCGGATTCCCTTTCCCCGAATTGCAATACCTGCTAGTGCGTTATTCCCAATGCCAACGTCAAAAAACCTAATTTTATCAAGAGAGTGTCTACCAATTTCTACATCTTGTGGCGTTGAAATTCTCACGCCATGTCGCTCATCAGCTTGTGCCAATGGACGGTTCAAAAGGGGTAAGCCACTGAACTGATTAATACCGCAATTCTGGATAAATGTGGGAAAAACCCTTGATCGACTTAATGGATAAAATTGTGTTGCCCCTAATGCTAAGTCACGTTCAAAATCAAACACTGTTCCATCACCATGAAATTCTGACACATCATCCACTGAACATAAACGAATACCATTGTTGAACACAGAGTCTATGTAGCAGTTAGAAAAGTCAATGTGAAATGTTCCTCCTTCCAGAACAAATCCATTAGATTGTGAAGTAAGATTTTCCGTTCTCAATCGTCCAATATTTGTCAAACTGCTCTTAATCACACAAAACGAATCAGGTCCAAAGATTGTTCGACTGCTTTGATTGCGTGTTCGAAGTCGAATACCATCAAGTGCAGTATTTCGAATTGCAAGATCTTGTAATTTAATCATAACTCTTGTTTCATCGATTCGTATACCACACCCTGTAAGTGATGTAATCTCTTGAATCGTATGGTCGTTATGATGTATGTCGACATCGATATTACAAAGACTTCGAATACTTTTTATCCCGTTTCCACAGTTTTGAATTAGAGGTAACCCGGGATAGTTTCCTCTTATGATCAATTGATATTGATTCTGTCCAGTCCCTCGCGAAAGGTTTATCGCAGACCCTTGATCGTCTTCCAACTCACTGCCAGGGGAATACCCAAAGTTCTCAATGTGAATGTTCTCCGCTAATATACCAGTGGGATGAAAGTCGTCCGGACCGCTTAATCGGATTCCATCACTATTTTGTGTGTCATTTTCTTGCAAAGTGCCTTCGATACGCGTATTAGATATTCTGGAAACAGTATCTTCATTAAGAATAAATAATCCCTGATAAATGATACCTGTAATTGGAATGCGTCTAGCCCAACAATGATCCATAAGAAGTTGTGAACAGTTACCACTCACGATAAGCATCCCTTCGTCAGGATCTGATGAGCCGATTCGATCAAAGCTGCATCTAGTAAGTAAGGCTCGTCCGCGATGAGTTTGTGAAAAATCTCGTACTATTATCCTTCCCGCGGTTCCATTTTCAAGAGTAGGTCGAAAAAAAATGGAATCCTCCTCTTCACCATTTGCAGATAAGGTTACACCAATCAACTCTAAAATCGAACCAGGCGCCATAAATATCTGACATCCAGCATGAATTGTAAGACTGACTTCATCCTGAATCTGTTCATTTGCACAAATCGTCAGATGACCATTTAAAGTTACCGTTTCATCGCCTTGCCATTCGAGAGATAAATTAGTAATTGTTTGATCTCCGTATACAAGTTGAGCAAAACAATCAGTGACATACGAACTGAGTGACAAAAGCAACACAACTGTTAACCGACCGATAACGATTAATCGGGTAACTTTAATATTATGTTTCATCGAATACTCCTTTCGTTGTTGAACAAACATCTGTTCCATGGCTTGGCAGTGTTCAATTAGAGGTTCAAAGGTTGATGATGCTTTAAGTAAAAGAGTAATGAGCAAGTGTTCGCTTTAATGCGAACATAAAGTTTGGAAAGTTTCCGCAGGATTTCACATTAGAACTTAAGAAACAGTACCAAATCTTCAGGTTTAACACTGCTTATGACCCGTTAACAAAACAGAACCGTCTCATCAGTACCGTTAAGGTAAGAAGAGTTATTCAATCACGCAATGATTTGTGTCTATTTTTATAAATATTCATAAACTATTGTTATCGCGAACCTTGACAGTTCAATCGGGCAAACTAACGCTCCAATTCA
The genomic region above belongs to bacterium and contains:
- a CDS encoding T9SS type A sorting domain-containing protein is translated as MKHNIKVTRLIVIGRLTVVLLLSLSSYVTDCFAQLVYGDQTITNLSLEWQGDETVTLNGHLTICANEQIQDEVSLTIHAGCQIFMAPGSILELIGVTLSANGEEEDSIFFRPTLENGTAGRIIVRDFSQTHRGRALLTRCSFDRIGSSDPDEGMLIVSGNCSQLLMDHCWARRIPITGIIYQGLFILNEDTVSRISNTRIEGTLQENDTQNSDGIRLSGPDDFHPTGILAENIHIENFGYSPGSELEDDQGSAINLSRGTGQNQYQLIIRGNYPGLPLIQNCGNGIKSIRSLCNIDVDIHHNDHTIQEITSLTGCGIRIDETRVMIKLQDLAIRNTALDGIRLRTRNQSSRTIFGPDSFCVIKSSLTNIGRLRTENLTSQSNGFVLEGGTFHIDFSNCYIDSVFNNGIRLCSVDDVSEFHGDGTVFDFERDLALGATQFYPLSRSRVFPTFIQNCGINQFSGLPLLNRPLAQADERHGVRISTPQDVEIGRHSLDKIRFFDVGIGNNALAGIAIRGKGIRINDSVLTDDRFPFNPGRLEVVGCAIDSNRCGIEITDNNHDLLIESHYVGNNHGRTVSTSINCNATSGILVTPSTGSSTIIDTVQIALLNDAGSSFFISRNTNSCIRFTESDASNISGFKNCRLKSIGGVKYEGYRFVNSALTGNGISLESDYADSNWISIVPSQGQFWVTEPSIPCFPPNPPARVILYGFPEIFYNNDHGIYMLGKGNTLYCASGAIHSNSDNGVMLDERATSSTTRDSLGWHTVRFDGCKIYANGTNGILVQSTGGRGYPRSNFGGTTIVLEGDSIYANATLQAAHAGVWIDEAGGFAKLTNCYLSGVQFPHVTQPRYQYFGFRESSVVHLDSIIGGYFTKHISNGVTIDANAYGVTLVTGASGQKVRLLPDTTRVIGAGPVFEENGSSGLLIDGQNQNRHHKIHLRAASFLLNNESGVSITTGVEKVEVNSCRFYANGAQPISNTDANIRIVSEIIPDSLYIFANEIFGSWNGITSSLYPHILAQNIFYNNKNMAVSITTTAQTFEPIIRNNTVLNDETGTGGGFQCVAFPENGTIDDNIVSVYVGNPYHCFDVQPGNSNVRYNIAWCNRDTTQDWSTLTNGFQQGTNINGNPHLFNPTPRHFLMYRFHLIFPSAAFNAGDPDLRDANGTRINIGAFGGNRRLLPIAKNWRAEHMNLLFPNNEEDGRIHLSGTLVGEEYQAFSTCVVDENDVLYVEPGVDIWFANMSRIATQQTQTDPDSFILKGSLQVGDSPDYNLLQFQNYDNGALDSMWFRLRYGRWVESSPSGNFVCDTTTKTWYGMVVEPTGNFGENRFEKLWIDGAIYGLQLTGYSNQEANPVSFHNLRIIGVGNGMGGPTGNLAPKSLYIKHRRLTVTGLEMYPFSKGVFYSFGIFAERDITPNAPSTYVNIDSALIKKYRHSLSQASNFIVARNLGKDPILNDGNSFILKHSKLIGYNRSAVIDYDTCNGIYLINTNFKLERDTVIGMTHANALKLSSIPLNDWNRNRIDSCRFSGSTERENASNSLLRGNGMLLKYAFPIITECDIDSNYSNGVLSYWTSNPIFFGRPGYRGSRIFDNVRTTNDPLTSLQPAQYYHFVAEEGNTPAPTIAWNSIYYTDPVERPQNEYRDQYVIRNPCDGENIPDAYKFTGVWWGTNEDISSRFSGHDGTNLIALIPPNELYRNRLTRAPIDYPRADSAMDMFQDVATGDYATAASRLSNMINDETLLWSQRAHAVPLLFGVNERRGWTYTQNYTLWDSLQARFEGTDMFPVVRNYKPLLELLHDKPEEAYATYQQFQLFPLCFEDSVAAVIAMLELDPVMGPENKRGDAFRDQAIVANLRKVEELEDLLVTHRVRNRQTTQVALPLQFELRNPYPNPFNSVLQFHFTLPSAGVTQYIIFDGLGREVFHRTMGNLQAGKYLASWNGTNASQIPVSSGVYFLKLRSGDFEAVKKVILLK